The Primulina huaijiensis isolate GDHJ02 chromosome 6, ASM1229523v2, whole genome shotgun sequence genomic sequence CACCGTTTCCACAACAAATGGCCCTGACCAACGCGACTTTATCTTACCAGGAAACAACTTCAGACGGGAATTGAACAATAGTACTTGTTGTCCTGGTTTTAGATCCCTTTGTACAATGAGTTTATCGTGCCACTTCTTGGTCTGTTCTTTGTAAATCTTggcattttcatatgcatcattgcAGAACTCATCCATTTCATTTAACTGTAGTTTTCTGCCTTCGCCAGATGCTTTCAAGTCAAAGTTCAACTTCTTAACTGCCCAGAAAGCTTGATGCTCCAATTCTAGTGGCAAGTGACAGGCTTTGccaaaaaccaacctatagggagacattcCAATAGGCGTCTTGAATGCGGTCCGATAAGCCCACAGTGCATCATCCAACTTCATTACCCAATCCTTCCGGTTTGTATTGACAGTATTTTCCAGTATTTGCTTAATTTCCCGGTTGGATACTTCAGCTTGTCCATTCgactgaggatgatatgctagtGCCACTTTGTGCTTAACACTGTATTTAGCCAAAAGtgagttgaaaattttattgcaaaaatGCGTACCTTCGTCACTTATGATGGCCCTTGGTGTTCCAAATCTGGTGAAGATGTTCTTATGCACAAACTTAACTACAACACGAGCATCATTAGTACTGGTGGCgattgcttccacccatttcgaAACATAATCTACAGCTAATAGTATATAAGATTGACCAAAAGAAGGGGGAAAGGGTCCCATGAAATCTATGCCCCAGACATCAAAAAGTTCCACCTCCAAAATATTTGTCAGTGGCAATTCGTGACGCCTAGAGATGTTTCCTAACCTTTGGCACCTATCACATGATTTAACTAAGGTATAGCTATCCTTAAACAAAGTCGGCCATAAAAAACCTGATTGCAATACCTTAGCTGCAGTTCGTGAAGCTCCAAAATGTCCACCGTATGCGGATGAATGACATAGCTCAAGAATTTGGTGTGCTTCGACACCGTCAACACATCTCCTAATCACTTGGTCAGCACATCTCTTATACACACAAGGTCATCccagaaaaaaaatttgatatcatgGAAGAACTTCTTTTTCTGACGGTGGTTCAGATCTGGAGGAAGAATACTACAAGACAAAAAATTCGCAATGTCAGCGAACCAAGGGAGTACTGAACTTACCTCGAAGAGTTGTTCATCCGGAAATGTTTCTTGTATTACTCCTTCTTTCCTAACCTCTAGCTCAAGTCTTGACAAGCGGTCAGCCACTTGATTCTCTCTTCCCTTCTTATCTTTGACCTCAAAGTCAAATTCTTGCAATAGCAGTATCCACCTTATCAGGCGTGGTTTCGCATCCTTCTTGGCAAATAGGTAGCGAATGGCTGCATGGTTAGTAAAAACAATTACCTTTGTGCCGATCAGATATGGCCTGAACTTATCGAAGGCAAATACTACAGCAAGCATCTCCTTTTCCGTCGTGGTGTAATTTTGCTGTGCAGCATCCATAGTACGGCTTGCATAATAAATTGCCCTAAACATCCTTTCTCTTCTTTGGCCCAATACCGCACCAACGGCATAGTCACTTGAATCACACATCAGCTCAAAGGGTTCCTTCCAGTCCGGCACTATCATGATTGGTGCTGTCACCAATGCCCTCTTGATTTTCTCGAAAGCCTGCAAACAATCCTCATCAAATATGAATGTGGAATCTTTTTCAAGCAAATTACATAAGGGTTTAGTGATCTTAGAAcaatctttaataaatctccGATAAAACCCCGCATGTCCTAGAAAGCTCCTTATTCCTTTGATGTTCTTTGGTGTAGGAAGTTTTTCAATTGCAACCACCTTGGCTCTATCCACCTCTAATCCCTTAGAGGATACTTTATGTCCCAGGACAATGCCCTCTTGGACCATAaagtgacatttttcccaattaagAACTAGGTTCTTTTCTTGGCATCTCTGCAACACAAGGGATAAGTTATGTAAACAATGATCGAATGAAGAGCCAAATACCGAGAAATCATCCATGAAGACTTCCATGATTTCCTCCACCATGTCTGCAAATATAGCCATCATACACCTCTGAAAAGTGGCCGGTGCATTGCATAGCCCAAAAGGCATTCTCCTAAAAGCGAACGTGCCATAGGGACATGTAAAAGTAGTCTTTTCCTGATCCTCTGGTGCTATAGTTCTCTGGTTATAACCTGAATAACCATCTAAGAAGCAATAATGACAATAACCAGCAAGTCTATCtagcatttgatcaataaaaggcaatggaaaatgatcttttcggGTGGCATTGTTCAATTTTCTATAATCCATACAAACTCGCCAACCAGTTACAGTACGAGTAGATATCAGTTCATCATGTTCATTTTTAACCATTGTTATTCCACCCTTTTTCGGTACAACTTGTACAGGAGACACCCAACTGCTATCAGAAATAGCATACATCACACCAGCATTCAACAATTTAAGCACCTCATTTTTCACTACTTCTTTCGTTGCCGGATTTAATCTCCTCTGATGGTCCACATAAGGAGTATATGACtcctccattaaaattttatgcatgcataTAGTGGGGCTAATTCCCCTAATATCAGAAATCGACCATCCCAAGGCAGTTTTATATTCCCTCAATACTCTcaataatttatctttttcatcaATAGTAAGGGATGAAGATATGATTACCGGATATGTCGACTTCTCTCCTGAGAATGCATAACATAGGTGGCTTGGCAGTTCCTTCAAATCAGAAAAGGGTGATATTACCTCTATTTTCTCGTCGACGTTCAACTCCTCAATCAACACATTCGTGTTCTTTTCTTTATGCAATACTTCAAGGTCCACCAGTTGCTCTTTCACTTCCCAGTCGTCTTCACTAACAGCTTCAGCAGTTCCAACCGAGCAACTCTCCAAAGGGTCCCTAGTTCCTGCACAGTCAAAGGATACACATTAGTTTATAACATCAATGCTTTTACAAGTACTTACCTCATTTGATCCATTAATGGCATGATAGATATTGAAAATGACTTCTTCTCCACCAACTCTCAAGGTGAGTTCACCCTTATGCACATCTATCAATGCCCTTCCAGTTGCCAGGAACGGTCTCCCAAGGATTAATGGAGCATCATTATCCTCTTCCATATCTAGAATCACAAAGTCTGCAGGAAAACTAAACTTATCCACTTTTACCAATACATCCTCGACGATCCCACTTGGATACTTAAGACTTCTGTCTGCAAGCTGAGGGGTGATAGTAGTTGGTTTAACTTCTCCAAGCTCCAATTtcctaaaaatagaaaatggcatcaaattaatacttgctcctaaatcacataaagcTTTACTACAATGAGAACCACCAATAAAACAAGGAATAttaaaactccctggatctttcaatttttgtggTAGTTTCTTTTGTAGGATGGCACTGCACTCCTCAGTAAGCTTCACAGTCTCAAACTCTTGCAGCTTCCTCTTTTTAGACATCATATCTTTAATGAACTTAGCATAGTTGGGCATTTGCTCCAATGCATCAGCAAATGGTTTATTGATGTGTATCTTcttaaaaatttcaaggaatTTTGCAAATTGATCATCTAAACTCTTCTTTTTGAACCTCTGAGGGTATGGAATGGTAGGCTTAAATGCAGGAGGTTGTACCACTTTTGTCTTAGAGTCCTCAACTTTCTTCTCTGTTATAACCTCAAACTCAACATCTTCCACTGACTTCTCACCTTCCACCATCTTCTTGGGACTTTGAACCTCCAATTCTTTTCCGCTCCTCAAAGTGACGGCCTTGCACAGCTCTTTTGGATTAACTTCCGTATTACTCGGTAATTGACCCCTGTTCTGATCTCTTAAAGCATTAGCCAACTGTTCAATTTGCGTCTCCAAAGATTTCATCGTAGCACCCATGTTTCCTATCTGAGTCTCCATGCTATCAAGCCGAGACTCAGTTCTAGCCATCCTCTTCCCAGATTCAGCCACAAATGTACCAACCAAATCCTCAAACGAAGGCTTTCCCTCCCCTTTTGATGTATTGAACCCCGGGGGAGGATTCAACACATTCTTATCGTTTgcataagaaaaattttcatgatttttcaAGCCAGGATGATAAGTGTTAGGGGGAgggttacctcgatatcctCCGTAGCCATCAAAATTCCTATTGTTGATATAATGAGCTTCATCAGGAATATGTGGTTCTTCAGTAACAACCGATGCCTTTTTCAACCTCTGATGTACTAGCCTTATTCATAGCTGCAATTTGAGTTGTTAAAGCTGAAACTTGAGCGGTGAGTGATGTAATAGGATCTATGGCATAAAtttcagcttgcttctttaCTCCCAACCTCTCAGACGGCCACTGATAACTGTTAATGGTCATCTGTTCAAGCAAATCATATGCTTGATCAGGTGATTTTGCAAATATCATGCCACCAGCTGCTGCATCGACAGTGCCTCTTGTTTGTCCATTCAAACCATTGTAAAACAATTCAATCTGTACCCAATCTTCAAAACTATGGTTTGGACACCTCCTTAACAACTCCTTATACCGTTCCCATGCCTCGTATAATTGCTCAAAGTCAGTCTGCCTAAAAGTGCTTATCTCAATTTTCAACTGTGCAGACTTTGCAGGTGGAAAATATTTAGCAAGAAACTTGGTTGCTAACTCCTGCCATGTAGTGATACTCCCCAAAGGAAGCGATTGGAGCCATCCTCTTGCTTGATCCCTAAGAGAAAAAGGAAACAAACGCAATAGAATTATatcatcagaaacaccatttatttttacCGTGTCAGTAATTTCAAGGAATGTTCTGAGATGTAGATGAGGATCTGCAGTAGCGGTTACCCCAAACTGATTCTGTTGAACCATGTTTATCAATGCAGGTTTGAGCTCAAAGTTGTTTGCATTATTAGTCCCTCGTGCTATGCCCGAATAATGAGCATTTAGTACTGGCCTAAAATGATCTCTGATGGGTATTGCAGGGGGTGGGTTTTCATTATCTCTGTTGTCAGCCATTGCTTGAATCTCTTCTCTTCTTGCCTTTCTTATTCTTCTTGCAGTTCTTTCGATCTCAGGATCAAAGATAAGCAAGTCAAGATTTTGAGATCTTCGCATGCActatcaaacaaaaataaaaacaaatcaatgTTTAATATAATCCAATAAAAACAActctaaattaaaatcaagacCAATTGGTAACAGtactaatataaatttaaaataaatactccccggcaacggcgccaaaaacttgttgcatgttttcttaattgcttgcaagtgcacaacgtcaagttataataaaatgtatttttgagtacaagtgtcgatcccacgaggagtatatatataaatgtatattaatgcttgtaattaaaatagtctcaattttatttagaaaaattgattaaatgatttgtttgcgagaataactaaattgacaaaggatttaaataaaatatcacaacaaacttgtgcaaataacaatagaataaaagatctagaggtccgatttcacgcaactatccaccatgtgttattttGTGTAGCTATATTATAAATGTCATTCTTATTCATTAGCCAAGAATTCTAAATTCTCTACTCCATCTTCCGATTGCTAAGTAGATACTAATTATCTAACaaaagattgtaacgtccccgtcaacaatctaaaattaaataacacaataaGCACTAATTTCtcttaatggcttcaatagcaataTATGTCCtcccgaactctataaataccatCGATGTATTTTTCCCTTTCTTGTTTATAAAATCCCTTTTCCAAGTGATAACTTATAAACATAAGAATCATTCAAGATATGGCCAGTAAAATGAAAGCGTTAAGATTGGaaaaatacaaatgaacaaTAACGAAAACTTATATAGCATAATTCATAAATCCCAACACATGGTTTCTAGTTTTGTTCCATCTTTCCTCTAGACACAAGAAttagttcataataataatacaaacaacacaacaacacatgaatcttaaacaagacatatcaaataaaaataaagaaagaagaacttagAACAAGAGTGTGGAGTGCAGGTTATTTCTCTCCAAAGTGTGCAAGAAATCTCCTCCGAATGATGAATTTGAGCTTTGAACTTCTTTGTAGCCTCCTCTCCTCTCCTTTTCTCCCTTCCTACCCTAGATCGTAAATAATAGAAGCCTTTTATAGTCCTAGGCAAGTCTTTGCACGCAAAACACAAAAGTCCCCAACTCCCATGCGCAGCACACCAAAAATCAGCATTTTCCGGACTTTGTCtgtcaacgaccgcgggtgcgctataacacagaccgcgggtgcgctattgTTTCGGGGAAACTTTAATCTCCAAGCTACGAAGACCGCAGGAGCGGTGCAacatggaccgcgggtgcggtaatGCTTCGGCAGAGATTTCTAAAATTGCTTTtcatggaccgcgggtgcggtgccaTTTCTAGCGCGGGTGCGGGTTATTCTCggaaattttcatcttttgcaCTTTCCAATTCAACACTATTACTACTCCAATTTCTCATTCTAAGCTTACAAACTAAAACAACAAAAACGacaacaaatcacataaaacctgctcaagaatcacaaaattctaagttaaaaacaagtaataaaagtacaataaattgcacttatcaataactgattttgattgtattgtgggaATTAATGTGCTGAGGAGATATTGTGCGACTGCTGATTGTTATCAGCGAGTAGTATATTTTTACACCGATGAGAAAGAGCGTTGGACATTTTATGGGAAGGGTTCTCGTCCCCGTGTTCCGTTGGTATCTGCTATCCGGATGTCTCGGTTATTGGAGCATGAacatgagggttatcttatttatGCTGTAGATGTAACAGAGAAGAAGAAGGAGGTGGGAATAGAGGAGATACCTGTAGTTGccgagtttgctgatgtatttcTTGATGAGATTCCATGCTTCCCACCAGTCCGTGAGGTGGAGTTTGGGAtggagttgatgccaggtactttccctatttctcgtgctccttacagaatggcaccagcagagttgagagagttgaaagcccagttacaggacttgctggacaagggatacattcgtcctagtgtatcgccttggggtgcaccagtcctatttgtgagaaagaaagatggaacgatgcggttttgtattgactatcgacaGCTAAATAAGGtaacgattaagaataaatatcccctcCCTgatattgatgatttgtttgatcagttgcagggaaccTCAGTATATTCAaagattgatttgaggtcaggatatcatcagatacgagttagagaggaggatattcagaagacagccttcaggaccAGATATAGGCATTATGAGTTTTTTGTTatgccgtttggattgacgaatgctccagctgtattcatgagtttgatgaatagggtctttcagccttatctcgatcagtttgttattgtgtttattgatgatatattgatatattccaGGAGTGAGGCTGAGCATGTTGGGCATTTACGTTCAGTATTACAGGTACTGCGAGATAGACAGTTGTATGCCAAACTCagtaaatgtgagttttggttggatcgagtggttttttttgggtcatgttatatcgagagatgggatttctgttgatccaacaAAGGTCGAAGCAGTGTTGCAGTGGTCAGCACCTACATCTAtaccagagatccgtagtttcttgggtttagcaggttattatcgtcgatttatcgggggattttcaaagattgctagacctttgacacagttgactcagaaaggTGTGCGATTTCAGTGGTCTGAAGCATGTGAGAGGAGTTTTCAGGAGTTGAAACACCGACTGACGACTGCACCGGTGTTGGCAATCCCTACAGAAAATGAgaggtttgttgtttatactgatgcatcatttcatggtttgggatgtgttttgatgcaggatcGACATGTTGTAGCATATGCCTTGAGACAGCTGAAACCACGTGAAACAAGGTACCCTGtgcatgatttggagttggcagccattatctttgccttcaagatatggcgacactatttatatggtacctcgtttacgatttatacggatcataagagtttgagatttttgtttactcagacagagttgaatatgaggcagagacggtggttagacttgttgaaagattatgattgtgagattGAATATTATCCTGGTCGAGCCAATCTTAccgctgatgcattgagtcgtaaaGTGAGTTGTACTGCAGATGATGTGAGTCGTTTATCAGCTATGATGATGTCTTGTTGTTCCTTgggatatgattttgatatctCGACGACTCCTATCCAGGTATCTACCTTATTGGCTGAACCTGATATTTATGGTTGTATTCGTGACGCACAGATGATAGATGAGAGAGTTCAGCGATGGAAGGAGTTAGTTTCTCGGAAACAAGAGACTCATTTTAGAGTGGCTGATGATGGCAGTTTGAGGATGAAGGATAGATGGGTAGTTCCTGATACACCTGAGTTGCGCCAGGGCCTGTTACGACGTGCACATTGTAGTCAATATTCTATCCACCCTGGTGGCAAgaagatgtataaagatttACGCtctcagttttggtggaaaggaatgaaacgtgatgtgattGAGGTTGTACGTCGATGTCTCAATTGTCAACAGATCAAAGCTGAGAGAAGAAGGCCAGGAGGTGAATTGAGGAGTTTAGAAGTACCGacttggaaatgggagcacatatcgatggattttgtgactcatttgccAAGAAGCACTGGGACTATTGAcgctatttgggtgattgttgatcgattgacgaaAGTTGCACATTTTATACCCTATAGCATGAATAGTACATATTTGACGATGGCACAGTTGTATATACGAGAGATCGTACGGTttcatgggattccagtgtctattatatctgatagagatcctcgatttacttctcatttttgggaagGATTGCAAACTGCGATGGGGACAGAGTTGAGATTGAGTACGGCTTATCACccccagacagatggtcagactgagcgtactattcagacgctggaggatatgttgcgtgcttatgttatggattttaaatctgtTTGGCAGTCATCTATTCCATTGGTggagtttgcatataacaatagttatcagagcagtattcagatggctccatttgaggcattgtatgggagGCGTTGTAGATCTCCTTTATACTGGGATGATGTTGATCGAGCTGTAGTCACTGGTCCTGAGATGATTCTTGAGATGGAACAGAAAGTAAAGTTGATACAGCAGCGATTGaaagcagctcaagatagacaggccgccTATGCAAATAAAAGACGAAGGCCCTTGGAGTTTCAGCAGGGCGATCGAGTATTTTTGAAAGTGTCTCCTTTTCGTGGTACAGTACGATTTGATATGAAAGGAAAGTTGGCACCGAGATATGTTGGCCCGTATGAGATATTGCAGCGGATAGGCACTTTGGCTTATCGATTGGCTCTACCTCCATCTTTATCTggtattcatgatgtgtttcatgtgtcgatgttgcggaagtacgAGCCAGATCCTTCACATGTGTTTGATATTTATGAGGTTCAGTTAGATCCTGATGTGTCTTATGTTGAGAGACCAGTTTGTATTTTGTATCGATCTGAACGGAAGCTTCGTAGTAAGCTTATACCGATGGTGAAGGTTCAGTGGGAGCATAGAGGTgtcgaagaggccacttgggagacagagcgGTATATGAGGGAGCTCTACCCCTACTTATTCTGATGGTATGATGTATCTTTATTATGCATGTTATTACCGTTGTTGAGTAATTTCGGGGTCGAAATTCATTTAAGGGGGGTAGaaatgtaatgcctgagatattacaactataaaatagtattgatgacatttttgtaaataagttgaaaattattcaatttattttgatggcattttcgtaaataagttgaaaaataatgaattaattttaagggtaaaATAGTAATTAATGACAGATCTTGCTCATATGAagttcaaatgatttgaaatttggatatactgtggaaaactcaaagatatagaagtttcatattttgagttttgaaaaatttgatcgtttgactggtccaaagggatataccggtgttaaaattttaaagaatatatattatattatattatattattttattaatataatagaataaaataaaataaaaataagataaatattaaACCTTTACCTGAATTCACATAAACGTAACCGAGGAAAGAGAAAGAAATAGAatatgatttcgattttcttttcgatcttgcgacttatcggtttatccaatcgacgaatcGATTTCAGTTCtggaatcgttgacacgaggtcttcgatttgaagTATAAATTTTAtggttttggtgatgtttgaaattcgtcgatttttggaatccatccgataaattgttaaatcatactgaaattgaagattgttgaatagtgtatgattttaacgaagtagagaagattattgtgttgttgtttagaatttttcccaatttattataattagggatttttaatcgttggattgagattagagagttgtttgtcagttgttattaattctgattatatattcggagtctacgaagtataggctacacgttgatataaaattttcgtaatttgacggatgttgtaaaatagcctattatttgatgttaaattaattagggtgtatttgatggtagtattgtgaattaaatacactataatattaaattgatgaaaGATAAGAATtcataatcgagttttatattttgttgaattaattgttgttgggctatttgatattgtatattgagattgttatgattgtgttgatacggtgacaatgatctgataattgttgttgaattatttagatacaacacaagcctcgggatcaaagaaatagccagattatatatatactcgattaccAGGTaagtgttgacgtacgagcatatgttattattgtttagtattgatgaatactattgtgTTGAACGAcgataaatcactggtattgggtgatttgatattatatctgttgttgtttattatagttgatattgttggttgttgtttgttgggagacgtcacgttgatgttgttcgttcgacgatattgttgtcgccggtgttggggtgcgacttatcgtcgatgttattcgttcaacgatattgctgtcgccgggagatcgttggtggtttgattgtccagagacagcaaagggagtattCCTGTTATCGTGTTGGGGTGCGatgtatcgtcgatgttgtcgttgcagtagtatgggagtgatgacgttgagatcgttggtggtttgattgtccagagacagcaaagggagtattcctgttatcattccagttatattttatattgttggtaatataattgttatgtattacgatgatgattgttgtgtatgctcaccctttgggtgctgtttctgttggacaggttacaggactctgctgtgagacagaatagtggtgaaggactaggtgtgtctagtcaaacagtcctgtagttgatagtagGTAAACACAGTATAgttattgtcttatttgagttgtatgtattatactgtttctgctgcattcacgtagatagtgtggtgattgcactattttgtcgtatatgcattatattattacgtcgttgaaaagaaaatttttatgcatatgacgtcacatgttgtatgattacgtggcgaggtttggggcgccacaaaggtcatgatgagccttgtgttggatatgatccaatgaacttcaaagaagcaatatctaaTACTGATTCAAGCAAATGGCTTGGAGCCATGCAGTCATAAATGGattctatgtattcaaaccaagtctagacattagtggatccacctgagggaatcgttcccataggatgcaaatggatctacaaaagaaagcttggggcggatgggaaggtagtgaccttcaaagcaagactggttgcaaaaggttatactctaaggcaaggaattgactatgaggaaaatttttcaccagttgctatgtttaagtccattagaatactattagccatagcagcatggtgtgactatgagatatggcaaatggatgtaaagactgcattcctcaatggagacatcaaagaagaaatttatatgtctcaacctgagggatacacatcagtaggaagtgagcataaggtatacaaacttcagagatcaatatatggtctcaagcagacgtcaaggagttggaacctcagatttgatagtactatcaaagagtttggttttgctaagaatcctgaggaaccatgtgtgtacaagaaagttagtgggagtgcagtggcattcctagtactttatgttgatgatatcctgctcattgggaatgatgtaggattactgcagtcaactaaagtatggttagcaagtaaattctccatgaaagacatgggtgaaacatcctatgtatttggaatacaaatctatagagatagatcaaagaggatgttGGTACTCACCCAAGCCatttatatcgataccattctgaaacgattctctatggaagagtccaagagaggatacttaccaatgtgtcatggtgttactctatctaaagcaatgtgttccaaaaaaaaaactgaagaagagatagagatgatgacatgtgttccatatgcgtcagctacTGGTA encodes the following:
- the LOC140979042 gene encoding uncharacterized protein; its protein translation is MSRLLEHEHEGYLIYAVDVTEKKKEVGIEEIPVVAEFADVFLDEIPCFPPVREVEFGMELMPGVRLSMLGIYVQYYRYCEIDSCMPNSVNVSTLLAEPDIYGCIRDAQMIDERVQRWKELVSRKQETHFRVADDGSLRMKDRWVVPDTPELRQGLLRRAHCSQYSIHPGGKKMYKDLRSQFWWKGMKRDVIEVVRRCLNCQQIKAERRRPGGELRSLEVPTWKWEHISMDFVTHLPRSTGTIDAIWVIVDRLTKVAHFIPYSMNSTYLTMAQLSPLYWDDVDRAVVTGPEMILEMEQKVKLIQQRLKAAQDRQAAYANKRRRPLEFQQGDRVFLKVSPFRGTVRFDMKGKLAPRYVGPYEILQRIGTLAYRLALPPSLSGIHDVFHVSMLRKYEPDPSHVFDIYEVQLDPDVSYVERPVCILYRSERKLRSKLIPMVKVQWEHRGVEEATWETERYMRELYPYLF